In Kiritimatiellia bacterium, one genomic interval encodes:
- a CDS encoding aminotransferase class I/II-fold pyridoxal phosphate-dependent enzyme, which translates to MRPDFLPFSKPTIDEKDIYAVDEVLRSGWITTGQNSSKFEEEFSNYTGAPASIALASATGGMHLALKALNIGPGDEVITPSLTWVSTANLIALSGARPVFVDVDRDTLMAQPELVDEVVTERTKLIAPVHFAGAPVDLDAFRQIAQKHKIPLIEDAAHAVGTEYKNRKIGSSGTAIFSFHPIKNITTGEGGMFCSDDAVLIERIRRLKFHGLGVDAFDRKMQGRSPQAEVVEPGYKYNLTDIAAALGRTQLKRLDNFIQKRSELAGMYREKLKNIPELIPLKDPAWPIRHAWHLFIVRMDVDRARISRDDFMEALKRLNIGTGLHFRAVHLQKFYREHMGFERGMLPATEWNSDRILSLPLFPDMHAEDVDDVIGAAKEVLAKKAGS; encoded by the coding sequence ATGCGTCCTGATTTTTTGCCATTCTCAAAACCGACCATTGACGAAAAAGATATCTATGCCGTGGACGAAGTTTTGCGTTCCGGCTGGATCACCACCGGACAAAACTCCTCCAAATTTGAGGAGGAATTCTCAAATTACACCGGCGCGCCGGCTTCAATCGCCCTGGCTTCGGCGACCGGCGGCATGCACCTGGCCTTGAAAGCGCTGAATATCGGCCCCGGCGACGAGGTCATCACGCCCTCCCTGACATGGGTATCCACGGCCAACCTGATCGCGCTCAGCGGCGCCAGACCGGTATTCGTTGACGTTGACCGCGACACGTTGATGGCGCAACCGGAACTGGTTGATGAAGTTGTTACCGAACGCACCAAACTGATTGCGCCCGTCCATTTCGCCGGCGCGCCGGTTGATCTTGATGCGTTCCGGCAGATTGCCCAAAAGCATAAAATCCCGCTGATTGAGGACGCGGCCCACGCCGTCGGAACCGAATATAAAAACCGGAAAATCGGCTCTTCCGGAACGGCCATATTCTCCTTCCATCCCATAAAAAACATCACCACCGGAGAGGGCGGCATGTTCTGCTCCGATGACGCCGTCCTGATTGAAAGAATCAGGCGCCTCAAATTCCACGGACTCGGGGTGGACGCTTTTGACCGGAAAATGCAGGGGCGTTCTCCCCAGGCCGAGGTGGTGGAACCGGGATACAAATACAATCTGACCGACATCGCCGCGGCCCTCGGCCGGACCCAATTGAAACGCCTGGATAATTTCATTCAAAAGCGGTCGGAACTGGCGGGGATGTACAGGGAAAAGCTGAAAAACATTCCGGAACTGATCCCCTTGAAAGACCCGGCCTGGCCGATACGCCACGCCTGGCACTTGTTTATCGTGCGCATGGATGTTGACCGCGCCCGGATCAGCCGCGATGATTTCATGGAGGCCTTGAAACGCTTGAACATCGGCACCGGCCTGCACTTCCGCGCCGTCCATCTTCAGAAATTTTACCGCGAGCATATGGGATTTGAACGCGGCATGCTACCGGCCACCGAGTGGAATTCGGACCGGATTCTTTCCTTGCCGCTTTTCCCCGACATGCACGCGGAAGACGTTGACGACGTAATCGGGGCGGCCAAGGAAGTGCTCGCGAAAAAAGCGGGAAGTTGA
- a CDS encoding glycosyltransferase, with protein MTESAHTISVVIPVYNEAENLDALVARTLAACRSLNSPFEIILVDDGSRDGSDTAIASMAKKHTGEIIGVLLNRNYGQHAAVMAGFSQARGEIIVTLDADLQNPPEEIPRLANKINEGFDVVGSIRTPRRDSWLRRLPSMLVNKMTASVTGIVMHDYGCMLRAYRRHVVQAMLQCQERSTFIPVLANSFARKTAEIEVRHTQRQAGGSKYSLWKLINLQFDLLTSITTIPLRFLSFVGVTVALMGVGLGILILILRILWGPEWAARGVFTLFAILFIFIGGQFIAMGFLGEYIGRTYVDVRARPRYFVQSVEGKSRLDNG; from the coding sequence ATGACCGAATCTGCTCACACAATTTCCGTCGTTATTCCCGTTTACAACGAAGCGGAGAATCTGGACGCCCTGGTCGCGCGCACCCTGGCGGCCTGCCGCAGCCTGAATTCCCCCTTTGAAATCATTCTCGTGGATGACGGCAGCCGGGACGGGTCCGACACCGCCATCGCATCAATGGCAAAAAAACACACGGGCGAAATTATCGGAGTGCTGCTGAACCGCAACTACGGCCAACATGCTGCGGTCATGGCCGGGTTTTCCCAGGCCCGGGGGGAAATTATCGTTACCCTTGACGCCGACCTCCAGAACCCGCCCGAAGAAATCCCGCGCCTGGCAAACAAAATAAACGAGGGGTTTGACGTGGTCGGCTCCATCCGCACGCCGCGCCGCGACAGTTGGCTGCGCCGCTTGCCGTCAATGCTCGTAAACAAAATGACGGCCTCCGTGACGGGCATTGTCATGCACGATTACGGCTGCATGCTGCGCGCTTACCGGCGCCACGTGGTGCAGGCCATGCTCCAGTGCCAAGAACGGAGCACATTTATCCCGGTTCTGGCCAACAGCTTTGCCCGTAAAACGGCTGAAATTGAAGTCCGCCACACGCAGCGCCAGGCGGGCGGATCAAAATACAGCCTCTGGAAACTGATCAACCTGCAATTTGACCTGCTCACCAGCATAACCACAATCCCCCTGCGTTTTCTCAGCTTTGTCGGCGTAACCGTTGCCCTGATGGGCGTCGGGCTGGGAATCCTGATCCTGATCCTGCGTATTTTATGGGGGCCGGAATGGGCCGCCAGGGGAGTTTTTACTCTTTTTGCGATTCTCTTTATTTTCATCGGCGGACAATTTATCGCCATGGGTTTTCTGGGAGAATACATCGGACGCACTTACGTTGATGTGCGCGCCAGGCCGCGCTATTTTGTGCAGTCGGTTGAAGGGAAAAGCAGGCTGGATAATGGATAA
- a CDS encoding DNA topoisomerase III, with protein sequence MDKTLIIAEKPSVASDIARALGGFRKHEGYFESDRHLLAAASGHLLEIHPPEGCEPKRGKWNLVNLPVLPPAFDLRPIARSESRLKILLRLIKRKDVAALINACDAGREGELIFRYIVQYSRTPKSIRRLWLQSMTAASIREGFTALRTDAEMRPLADAAMCRSESDWLVGINGTRAMTSFNSKHGGFFLTTVGRVQTPTLMIVVEREEQIKKFVPKDYWEIKASFQAAAGLYEGLWFDRKFKKNGPVSEGESRPEEAKPERIWSETQAENICEKCRGQPGAVSEESKPATQISPLLYDLTSLQREANNRFGFSAKRTLQIAQRLYEHHKVLTYPRTDARALPEDYLEVAGKTCSVLTAAEQYAPFARRILEENWIRPSKRIFNNAKISDHFAIIPTNVLPKALHADESKIYDMVTRRFLAVFFPPAEFLTTTRITTVREETFKSEGKVLVNPGWLAVYGKENTPGQQPALTPVQNGENVQTVDIAAERQQTRPPARFTEATLLTAMEGAGKLVDDEELRQAMSAKGLGTPATRASIIEGLIYEKYLVRRLRELEPTAKAFSLAALLRGLKITELCSPELTGEWEFKLKQMEQQRLVRTDFMREIVSMTVKMVEKVKNSEHDSVPGDFGPLEALCPKCGGEMREQYSRFQCAACGYFLWKNLAGRQFTAEEMNTLLSTKRLGPLTGFHSHKGRSFAAVIKLNGEYKIEFEFDGQRNMAAQTADKTREPLGACPICAAPVFETGSLYACEKAFGGAPTCSFRSGNIILQQPISREQMQKLLATGKTDLLTGFISRKGRPFKAFLALKDKKVVFEFLPRKSKPQKPASGGRNRQNQSTKKKDVKASGNADNDNLRAGRPAGG encoded by the coding sequence ATGGATAAAACCCTGATCATCGCCGAAAAGCCTTCCGTAGCCTCGGACATAGCCCGCGCCCTTGGCGGATTCCGCAAGCATGAAGGTTACTTTGAAAGCGACCGCCACCTTCTTGCCGCGGCCAGCGGCCATCTGCTGGAAATCCATCCGCCGGAAGGATGCGAGCCGAAACGGGGCAAGTGGAATCTGGTCAACCTGCCGGTCCTGCCGCCCGCGTTTGATTTGCGGCCGATCGCACGAAGCGAATCGCGGCTGAAAATACTCCTGCGGCTTATCAAACGCAAGGACGTTGCCGCCCTCATTAACGCCTGCGACGCGGGCCGCGAGGGCGAGCTGATCTTCCGCTATATCGTCCAGTATTCCCGAACGCCCAAGTCAATCCGGCGCCTCTGGCTCCAGTCCATGACCGCCGCCAGCATCCGCGAAGGATTTACCGCGCTGCGCACCGACGCTGAAATGCGGCCGCTGGCCGATGCGGCCATGTGCCGTTCCGAGTCCGACTGGCTCGTCGGCATCAACGGCACGCGCGCCATGACCTCATTCAACTCCAAACACGGCGGTTTTTTCCTGACAACCGTCGGCCGGGTGCAAACCCCCACCCTGATGATCGTGGTGGAACGCGAAGAACAAATAAAAAAATTCGTTCCGAAAGATTACTGGGAGATCAAGGCGTCTTTCCAGGCCGCGGCCGGGCTTTACGAGGGGTTGTGGTTTGACCGTAAATTCAAGAAAAATGGACCAGTTTCAGAAGGCGAGTCGCGGCCGGAAGAAGCAAAACCGGAACGGATATGGAGCGAAACACAGGCCGAAAATATCTGCGAGAAATGCCGGGGACAGCCCGGCGCGGTCTCCGAAGAAAGCAAGCCCGCAACCCAGATTTCGCCGCTCCTCTACGACCTCACCAGCCTCCAGCGCGAAGCCAATAACCGGTTCGGCTTTTCCGCCAAACGCACCCTGCAGATAGCCCAGAGGCTTTACGAGCATCACAAGGTTTTAACTTATCCCCGCACCGATGCCCGCGCCCTCCCGGAAGACTACCTTGAAGTCGCCGGAAAAACATGCTCGGTCCTGACCGCAGCCGAACAATACGCCCCCTTTGCCCGGCGCATCCTGGAGGAGAACTGGATCCGCCCCAGCAAACGCATTTTCAACAACGCAAAAATCTCCGACCATTTCGCCATTATCCCGACCAATGTGCTGCCAAAGGCGCTCCATGCCGATGAATCAAAAATCTACGACATGGTGACAAGACGTTTCCTGGCTGTCTTCTTCCCGCCGGCGGAATTCCTGACCACAACGCGCATTACCACCGTCCGGGAAGAAACCTTTAAAAGCGAGGGAAAAGTCCTTGTAAACCCAGGCTGGCTGGCGGTCTACGGCAAGGAAAACACGCCCGGACAGCAGCCGGCCCTGACGCCTGTGCAAAACGGCGAAAACGTGCAGACTGTTGACATCGCCGCCGAGCGCCAGCAAACCAGGCCGCCCGCCCGCTTTACGGAAGCAACCCTGCTGACCGCAATGGAAGGCGCCGGAAAACTGGTTGATGACGAGGAATTACGGCAGGCCATGAGCGCCAAAGGCCTCGGCACCCCGGCCACCAGGGCGTCCATAATTGAAGGATTGATTTATGAGAAATACCTCGTGCGGCGACTCCGGGAACTGGAACCAACGGCAAAAGCTTTTTCCCTGGCCGCCCTTTTGCGCGGGCTTAAAATTACCGAGCTCTGCTCGCCGGAATTAACCGGCGAATGGGAATTCAAATTGAAGCAAATGGAGCAACAGCGCCTGGTTCGGACAGACTTCATGCGCGAAATCGTTTCCATGACCGTTAAAATGGTGGAAAAGGTCAAAAACTCCGAACACGACTCGGTGCCCGGCGATTTCGGCCCCCTGGAGGCGCTCTGTCCGAAATGCGGCGGCGAAATGCGGGAACAATACAGCCGTTTCCAGTGCGCCGCTTGCGGCTATTTCCTCTGGAAAAATCTGGCCGGACGCCAATTCACGGCGGAGGAAATGAACACCCTCCTTTCCACAAAAAGACTGGGCCCCCTGACGGGATTTCACAGTCATAAAGGGCGCTCTTTCGCGGCCGTTATCAAGTTGAACGGCGAATATAAAATTGAGTTTGAGTTTGACGGCCAGCGCAACATGGCCGCGCAAACGGCGGACAAAACGCGGGAGCCGCTCGGGGCCTGCCCGATTTGCGCGGCACCGGTCTTTGAAACCGGCTCGCTTTACGCCTGCGAAAAAGCGTTTGGCGGCGCCCCCACCTGTTCTTTCCGCTCAGGCAACATAATCCTGCAGCAGCCCATCAGCCGCGAACAAATGCAAAAACTGCTGGCCACCGGCAAAACCGACCTCCTGACCGGTTTTATTTCAAGAAAGGGCAGACCCTTCAAAGCCTTTCTGGCCCTGAAAGACAAAAAAGTGGTATTTGAATTCTTGCCCAGGAAAAGCAAGCCTCAAAAGCCGGCATCCGGCGGCCGGAACCGTCAGAACCAGTCCACAAAGAAAAAAGACGTTAAAGCCTCTGGCAACGCGGACAATGATAACTTGCGCGCTGGCCGACCAGCAGGCGGCTGA
- the mutM gene encoding bifunctional DNA-formamidopyrimidine glycosylase/DNA-(apurinic or apyrimidinic site) lyase produces the protein MPELPEVETIVRELRCAEIIGRKITDCVVFWPPLIKGRPFFFRKRLVGRKITAINRRGKFIVFNLSGGLFLLVHLRMSGQFCLVRAGRGREKHQHIILRLSGGRELRYCDARKFGRWEIAADTVRVLGKLGPEPLGKSFRPADLFSRLHSHRRQLKPLLLDQGFLAGVGNIYADEALWEGRLHPRRLSDSLTEREAFFLFKAIRSVLRRAIRNKGTSLGTGAGNYHRPGRKQGRNQGQLNIPRRRGALCPRCGGAVSRLLVGQRASYHCPRCQRL, from the coding sequence ATGCCTGAACTGCCCGAAGTTGAAACCATCGTCAGGGAACTGCGATGTGCGGAGATTATAGGGCGGAAAATAACTGATTGTGTTGTTTTTTGGCCGCCCCTCATAAAGGGGCGGCCATTTTTTTTTAGGAAACGGCTTGTCGGCAGGAAAATCACCGCCATCAATCGCCGCGGCAAGTTCATTGTTTTCAACCTCTCCGGCGGCTTGTTTCTTCTGGTTCATCTGCGCATGAGCGGCCAGTTCTGCCTTGTCCGCGCCGGGCGCGGCCGTGAAAAACACCAGCATATCATTCTGCGTTTGAGCGGCGGCCGCGAATTGCGCTATTGCGACGCCCGCAAATTCGGCCGGTGGGAGATTGCCGCGGACACCGTCCGCGTTCTGGGGAAACTCGGCCCGGAGCCTTTGGGAAAATCTTTCCGGCCCGCGGACTTGTTTTCCCGTTTGCACTCGCATCGCCGGCAGTTAAAGCCGCTTCTTCTGGATCAGGGTTTCCTGGCCGGGGTGGGGAATATTTACGCGGATGAAGCCCTTTGGGAGGGCCGCCTGCATCCCCGCCGTCTTTCCGATTCATTGACCGAGCGCGAAGCTTTTTTTCTGTTCAAGGCCATCCGGAGCGTTTTGCGGCGCGCTATCCGCAACAAAGGCACGAGCCTGGGGACGGGTGCGGGTAATTATCATCGGCCGGGCAGAAAACAAGGCCGGAATCAGGGGCAACTTAATATTCCGCGCCGCCGCGGCGCGTTGTGTCCCAGATGCGGCGGCGCCGTCAGCCGCCTGCTGGTCGGCCAGCGCGCAAGTTATCATTGTCCGCGTTGCCAGAGGCTTTAA
- a CDS encoding RNA-binding protein — protein MAVKLYVGNLSFNTTEGDLQEHFSQMGTVVSCSVIMDKYTNKSRGFAFVEMGSPEEANKAIAELNGKDFQGRALKVNEAKPREDRPPRNFGGGGRGRDRDR, from the coding sequence ATGGCAGTTAAACTGTATGTTGGCAACCTGTCCTTTAACACCACCGAAGGAGATTTGCAGGAACATTTCTCCCAGATGGGGACGGTTGTGAGTTGTAGCGTTATTATGGACAAATATACAAACAAATCCCGCGGTTTCGCGTTTGTGGAAATGGGAAGCCCGGAAGAAGCCAACAAGGCCATCGCCGAGTTGAACGGCAAGGATTTTCAAGGTCGCGCCCTGAAAGTCAACGAAGCCAAGCCGCGCGAAGATCGGCCTCCGCGTAATTTCGGCGGCGGCGGACGCGGACGCGATAGAGACCGTTAA